The proteins below are encoded in one region of Vibrio sp. ED004:
- a CDS encoding pseudouridine synthase: MWCRRLMRLDKYLCKSTDLTKPEAIERIHNGELSVNGEVVLDESTQVHESNTILLSGDVLTLRAFRYILMHKPAGTICSNIDEVYPSLFNYLEVDNASELHIAGRLDADTTGLVLITDDGRWSFNITLPTKSCKKVYRVTLSRDIKDDVAHKFKVGVQLQGEKNPTRPAELEVISPKEVLLTITEGKFHQVKRMFAAVGNRVVGLHREQIGDVSLDVEEGQWRYLTEDEVSSFSQ; encoded by the coding sequence ATGTGGTGCCGACGATTAATGCGCCTTGATAAATACCTTTGTAAAAGCACAGACCTCACTAAGCCAGAAGCGATTGAAAGAATTCATAATGGTGAGTTAAGTGTAAACGGTGAAGTCGTGCTTGATGAATCCACTCAGGTTCATGAAAGTAACACCATCTTGCTTAGCGGTGACGTATTAACGCTACGCGCATTTCGATACATCTTAATGCACAAGCCAGCAGGTACTATCTGTTCCAATATCGATGAAGTGTACCCATCGCTTTTCAATTATCTGGAGGTGGATAATGCCTCTGAACTGCACATCGCAGGGCGATTAGACGCCGATACTACAGGCTTAGTATTGATAACCGATGATGGACGTTGGTCTTTCAATATCACACTGCCAACTAAGTCGTGTAAAAAGGTGTATCGTGTGACATTGTCACGTGATATCAAAGACGATGTCGCACATAAGTTCAAAGTGGGGGTTCAGCTGCAAGGTGAGAAGAATCCCACGCGCCCCGCAGAACTAGAAGTGATAAGCCCAAAAGAAGTGCTACTGACCATCACAGAAGGCAAGTTTCATCAGGTTAAGCGAATGTTTGCTGCCGTTGGAAACCGAGTGGTAGGGCTACACAGAGAGCAAATAGGCGATGTCAGTTTAGATGTCGAAGAAGGCCAGTGGCGCTACCTCACCGAAGATGAAGTTAGCTCTTTCAGCCAGTAA
- a CDS encoding STAS/SEC14 domain-containing protein, which translates to MSVERHGISVGIERVSCETIIVFKAKGKLTHDDYQAMIPIFKTTIEELDSSALKILVDISTLTGWELRAAWDDFKLGLELNSKIDKIAIYGDKSWQELASKVGSWFVSGDIKSFEEYDSAIEWLID; encoded by the coding sequence ATGAGTGTTGAACGTCATGGAATATCGGTTGGAATTGAACGTGTTAGCTGCGAAACCATCATCGTGTTTAAAGCGAAAGGAAAGCTGACGCACGACGATTATCAAGCAATGATACCAATCTTCAAAACAACAATAGAAGAGCTCGACTCTTCCGCATTGAAGATTCTGGTCGACATCTCAACATTAACTGGTTGGGAGCTGCGCGCCGCATGGGACGATTTCAAACTCGGACTAGAACTCAACTCTAAGATAGACAAGATTGCGATTTACGGCGATAAAAGCTGGCAAGAACTCGCATCAAAAGTCGGTAGCTGGTTTGTGTCTGGCGATATTAAGTCATTTGAAGAATACGACTCTGCCATTGAGTGGTTGATTGACTAA
- a CDS encoding class I SAM-dependent methyltransferase, with translation MNEHSEIWRQYYQKALDKPHSKRTEFATKLNESRLNVAIDCGCGTGSDIDFLEQQGYQVYGFDVNPDSISICRDRFGGKPLVEISQSAFEDYDYPKAGLVIANSSLFFAEPTQFDETWQRIINSIEIGGVFAGDFMGVDDSWAHGYRTSTMPLIKAKVLSLFDDFEVIRFHERDEQALTSLGKMKHWHTYSVIAIKRSSTP, from the coding sequence ATGAATGAGCATTCTGAAATCTGGCGTCAGTATTATCAAAAAGCCTTAGATAAACCCCATTCAAAAAGAACAGAATTCGCTACAAAGCTTAACGAGTCGCGCTTAAACGTCGCGATTGATTGCGGCTGTGGTACGGGTAGTGATATCGACTTTTTAGAGCAGCAAGGTTACCAAGTGTACGGGTTTGACGTTAATCCTGACTCGATATCAATATGTCGAGACAGGTTTGGCGGTAAGCCTTTGGTCGAGATATCTCAAAGTGCATTTGAAGATTATGATTACCCAAAAGCTGGGCTTGTTATTGCCAACTCGAGCCTATTTTTTGCAGAGCCAACTCAGTTTGATGAAACGTGGCAACGAATCATCAATAGCATTGAAATCGGTGGTGTATTCGCAGGCGATTTCATGGGTGTCGATGATAGCTGGGCTCATGGTTATCGCACCTCCACAATGCCACTCATCAAAGCAAAAGTGTTGAGCTTGTTTGATGACTTCGAGGTTATACGTTTTCATGAGCGCGACGAACAAGCGCTAACCTCATTAGGTAAGATGAAGCACTGGCACACTTATTCTGTTATTGCCATTAAGCGAAGTTCGACACCGTAA
- a CDS encoding YkgJ family cysteine cluster protein, with translation MKDCNQCGKCCIKYGDGDLAATQEEIDLWELFNPDIFEYVRGSEIWFDPESGERLTRCPFLELVPNKDANVQTQAQAKYTCSIYLDRPEDCRHYPSLINEMVRDECEMIEVVDLQDTKKAQRKLDLLMKDSRPSSFS, from the coding sequence ATGAAAGATTGTAATCAATGCGGAAAATGCTGTATCAAATATGGCGATGGCGACCTAGCCGCAACTCAAGAAGAGATTGATTTGTGGGAGCTGTTCAACCCAGACATCTTTGAATATGTTCGTGGGAGTGAAATTTGGTTTGATCCTGAATCTGGCGAACGCCTAACTCGTTGCCCATTTCTAGAGCTCGTTCCGAATAAAGACGCGAATGTCCAAACCCAAGCCCAAGCCAAATACACATGCAGTATTTACTTAGACCGACCGGAAGATTGCCGACACTACCCTAGCCTAATCAATGAGATGGTGAGGGATGAGTGCGAAATGATTGAGGTCGTGGATCTGCAAGATACGAAAAAAGCTCAAAGAAAACTCGACCTTCTAATGAAAGATAGCCGTCCTTCAAGCTTTTCATAA
- a CDS encoding VOC family protein, with translation MENLKVTEIKSFVPAKNFDLSKRFYQTLGFQIMSEFHDIAYFRHGDYAFLLQDFYEPAHCHNYMMHLLVEDVKSWYQHVQNSNVMTEFEVTVTEVVELPWGMIEFCITDPSGVLWRVAENIRPR, from the coding sequence ATGGAAAATCTAAAAGTCACGGAAATAAAGTCGTTTGTGCCTGCTAAAAACTTCGATTTATCAAAGCGTTTTTATCAAACTCTAGGCTTTCAAATCATGTCGGAGTTCCATGATATCGCTTATTTTCGTCACGGCGATTATGCATTCCTTTTACAAGATTTTTACGAACCTGCGCACTGTCACAATTACATGATGCACTTGCTGGTGGAAGACGTAAAAAGTTGGTATCAACACGTGCAAAACTCTAATGTAATGACGGAATTTGAAGTAACCGTTACTGAGGTTGTAGAGCTGCCTTGGGGAATGATTGAGTTTTGTATCACTGACCCAAGTGGCGTGCTATGGCGTGTTGCCGAGAACATCAGGCCACGTTAG
- a CDS encoding NUDIX domain-containing protein — protein sequence MNKVIDKLAWVFIKDGKLLMVRSKGKELFYLPGGKREAGESDEQALVREIKEETSVDLVPDSIKYVETFTGQADGKAEGVSVQLTCYAADYTGELSPDAEIEELKFVDGIDRAVCSLAALVALDWLEENQYLA from the coding sequence ATGAATAAGGTAATTGATAAGCTCGCTTGGGTATTTATTAAAGATGGCAAGCTATTGATGGTGAGATCAAAAGGCAAAGAACTGTTTTACTTACCGGGCGGCAAGCGTGAAGCCGGCGAAAGTGACGAGCAAGCACTGGTTCGTGAAATCAAAGAAGAGACTTCAGTCGATTTGGTACCTGATTCAATCAAATACGTTGAGACATTTACTGGACAAGCCGATGGCAAAGCGGAAGGCGTATCTGTGCAATTGACTTGTTACGCTGCAGATTACACAGGTGAACTGTCTCCAGATGCTGAAATCGAAGAGCTCAAATTTGTTGATGGCATCGACAGAGCAGTATGTTCATTAGCAGCATTGGTTGCGTTAGATTGGTTAGAAGAGAACCAGTACTTAGCTTAA
- a CDS encoding sugar O-acetyltransferase, producing MDIKAKMHNQDVYYCDDVDLVAEQTQCLEVLYDFNHTRPSEGDKRQQIMKQLFAEVGEGCYIEPPLHANWGRHTHLGNNVYVNFNLTLVDDTDVFIGDNVMIAPNVTIATGTHPISPELRLKAAQFNVPVRIGNNVWLGAHTVVLPGVTIGENSVIGAGSIVTKDIPANVVAVGNPCKVVREINERDREYYHKDRRIPDELK from the coding sequence ATGGATATAAAGGCTAAAATGCACAACCAAGACGTTTATTACTGTGATGACGTTGATCTGGTCGCCGAGCAAACACAATGCTTAGAAGTGCTTTACGATTTCAACCACACTCGCCCGAGTGAAGGTGACAAACGCCAACAAATTATGAAGCAACTGTTCGCAGAAGTTGGCGAGGGTTGCTACATAGAGCCGCCATTGCACGCCAACTGGGGGCGTCACACTCACCTAGGCAATAACGTATACGTAAACTTCAACCTAACGCTTGTTGACGACACCGACGTATTCATCGGTGATAACGTGATGATTGCACCTAACGTAACCATCGCGACAGGCACACATCCCATCAGCCCAGAACTTAGGCTCAAAGCCGCGCAATTCAATGTTCCTGTCCGTATCGGTAACAATGTATGGCTTGGCGCACACACCGTTGTTTTACCGGGTGTCACCATAGGTGAAAACTCGGTTATTGGAGCGGGCAGCATAGTCACCAAAGACATCCCGGCTAACGTAGTTGCCGTAGGTAACCCTTGCAAAGTGGTAAGAGAAATCAATGAACGCGACCGTGAGTACTACCACAAAGATCGCCGGATTCCAGACGAGCTTAAGTAA